The following proteins are co-located in the Paenibacillus sp. JNUCC32 genome:
- a CDS encoding PTS fructose transporter subunit IIABC, with protein MKILAITSCPNGIAHTYMAAENLQKAGAKLGVEMKVETQGSIGVENQFTEQDIREADGIIIAADKTVVKDRFVGKKLLVVGVQDGIRRPEELIQRMMEGDVPVYQAQSKSAEAMTGENKPKQNPIYRHLMNGVSYMVPFIVIGGLLIAIALTMGGVKTPGGLVIPEDSIWKTIESIGAAAFTFMVPILAGFIAMSIADRPGLAPGMVGGFIAANGSFYGSEAGAGFIGGIIAGFLAGYVALAIKRIKVPRSLQPIMPIIVIPVLASLVVGLIFVFVIGAPVADLFEALTVWLAGMQGTSSILLALILGAMISFDMGGPVNKVAFLFGSAMIGEGNYEIMGQIAVAICVPPIAMGLAAMMNKRKFTPAEREAGKATFTMGLFGITEGAIPFAAQDPLRVIPSIMVGSMTGSVIAMLGSVGDSVAHGGPIVAVLGAVDHVLMFFIAVMAGSAVSVIMVSLLKKDVAAVTPAVVGEGAEAIENPAGADESSTVDAAAPMAADSAEVDSTVINNGTATEVSAIRVEKLTDIVTPDLINLNLVGTTQDAVIDEMIGVLERNGAIRADGDFKQAILAREQESSTGIGMNIAIPHGKSDAVLKPSVVFGIQQDGVDWKSLDGSEAKLIFMIAVPRNSKQNAHLKVLQMLSRKLMDDDFREALLAVTTKEEAYRLLDQVH; from the coding sequence ATGAAAATATTAGCGATTACTTCATGTCCTAACGGAATTGCACATACGTATATGGCCGCTGAGAATCTGCAGAAGGCAGGCGCGAAGCTTGGCGTTGAGATGAAAGTGGAGACCCAAGGCTCCATTGGCGTGGAGAACCAATTCACGGAGCAGGATATCCGCGAAGCCGATGGCATTATTATCGCAGCGGATAAGACGGTGGTGAAGGACCGGTTTGTGGGTAAAAAACTGCTTGTCGTTGGGGTGCAGGATGGTATCCGTCGTCCAGAAGAGCTGATCCAACGGATGATGGAAGGGGATGTGCCCGTCTATCAGGCACAGTCCAAGTCGGCTGAAGCTATGACGGGAGAGAACAAACCCAAACAAAATCCGATCTATCGCCACTTGATGAACGGTGTATCCTATATGGTGCCGTTTATCGTGATCGGTGGGCTGCTCATCGCAATCGCCCTGACGATGGGCGGCGTGAAAACGCCGGGTGGTCTGGTTATACCGGAAGATTCCATCTGGAAAACGATTGAGAGTATCGGCGCGGCTGCGTTTACCTTCATGGTTCCGATCCTTGCCGGATTTATCGCCATGAGTATTGCGGACAGGCCGGGGCTTGCACCAGGTATGGTCGGCGGGTTCATTGCTGCGAACGGCAGCTTTTATGGAAGTGAAGCAGGAGCTGGATTCATCGGGGGGATTATTGCCGGTTTCCTGGCGGGATATGTCGCACTTGCTATTAAAAGGATCAAGGTTCCTCGGTCGCTGCAGCCGATTATGCCCATTATCGTTATCCCGGTACTGGCTTCACTGGTTGTAGGATTAATCTTCGTCTTTGTGATTGGCGCTCCGGTTGCGGATCTGTTTGAAGCGTTAACCGTCTGGCTCGCGGGAATGCAGGGTACTAGTTCGATTCTGCTCGCGCTTATTCTGGGCGCGATGATTTCTTTTGACATGGGGGGGCCCGTGAATAAGGTTGCGTTCCTGTTCGGCTCGGCCATGATCGGTGAAGGCAACTATGAAATTATGGGCCAAATTGCCGTTGCCATCTGTGTTCCTCCGATTGCCATGGGACTGGCGGCCATGATGAACAAAAGGAAGTTTACGCCTGCGGAACGCGAAGCTGGAAAAGCGACATTTACGATGGGATTGTTCGGTATTACCGAAGGAGCGATTCCATTCGCGGCGCAAGATCCTCTACGCGTCATTCCGAGTATCATGGTCGGTTCCATGACGGGTTCGGTGATTGCCATGTTGGGCAGTGTCGGTGACAGCGTAGCCCATGGCGGTCCTATTGTAGCCGTGCTCGGTGCCGTGGATCATGTGCTGATGTTCTTCATAGCGGTCATGGCCGGTTCAGCCGTATCGGTTATCATGGTGAGCCTGCTCAAGAAAGATGTTGCAGCTGTGACTCCGGCAGTTGTTGGAGAAGGAGCAGAAGCGATAGAGAATCCTGCCGGGGCAGATGAATCGTCGACAGTAGACGCGGCTGCCCCCATGGCCGCGGATTCAGCTGAAGTGGATTCAACCGTGATCAATAATGGTACAGCAACGGAAGTTTCTGCTATCCGCGTTGAGAAATTGACGGATATTGTGACACCGGATCTCATTAACCTGAATCTGGTAGGAACAACACAGGATGCTGTGATCGACGAAATGATCGGTGTATTGGAGCGGAATGGGGCGATCAGAGCTGACGGAGATTTTAAACAGGCCATATTAGCCCGGGAACAAGAAAGCTCCACCGGCATCGGCATGAATATTGCGATTCCTCACGGTAAATCGGATGCTGTCCTGAAACCAAGCGTGGTTTTTGGCATCCAGCAGGATGG
- a CDS encoding BglG family transcription antiterminator has product MNNRQKEIFRNLLMEPNRLWLVQDLADQTECSEKTIRNDLKVIEEYIAKHSSGHLVKRPGLGVYLEIGEADQADLFRRLYSNESTAEDESDEERVLHLAYRLLMNAKPVTLQNLASPFYVNKAIIRRDMEKIEGWLRSFDLSLMTKQRVGFMIEGSEKNKRMALARLNQLINRPELTGQMMRNQYEPHEIAAVYNELKALQKRHQLRFTDEAFESLMLHILLMVKRTKLGQPISLSAQDIAFLENKAEFAWAIDFLKQLQKLFAVPFSKEETAYLTLHLLGGKFRYTQEDGSARRGDLADSHPLLRQLVEQLIRRMSELNMIPFSKDPVLLNGLKVHLYTTMNRLHYGLAVSNPMLAEIKKMYPYMFDRVIMALEEVGGALQLYFPEEEAAYLTLHFQASVERLHQNESHPQKVIIVCHMGVGMSQLLLAKVERRFPSVHVETTMSKAEVEDYLAAHEVDLVITTVDLPELKTPHILVSPLLEASDERKLEQAIRGLDEPDGRAAEESVFLKYTTPFLIFPQQEVERPEQLISKFAQMLVDKGYVQAGYTESVLDRENMSATTIGGGIAIPHGSSERVTQSCIVVITLKQPITWGTEKVELVFLLAIKHDERKEMRQLFRELSRISEQPALVRALSKETDAIRLLNTLKG; this is encoded by the coding sequence ATGAATAATAGGCAAAAAGAGATTTTTCGCAATTTGTTAATGGAACCGAACCGGCTGTGGCTCGTTCAGGATCTGGCGGATCAGACCGAGTGCTCGGAGAAGACGATCCGAAACGATCTGAAGGTGATTGAAGAATATATAGCTAAGCACTCCAGCGGCCATCTGGTGAAAAGGCCGGGACTTGGCGTCTATCTGGAGATCGGGGAAGCGGATCAGGCTGATTTATTCCGCCGCTTGTATTCCAACGAGAGTACCGCCGAGGATGAATCCGATGAGGAAAGGGTGCTGCACCTGGCATATCGGCTCTTGATGAACGCGAAGCCCGTAACCCTGCAGAACCTGGCTTCACCGTTTTACGTGAACAAGGCGATTATCCGTCGGGATATGGAAAAGATTGAGGGCTGGCTGCGGAGCTTTGATCTGAGCTTAATGACGAAGCAGCGAGTAGGCTTCATGATTGAGGGCTCGGAGAAGAACAAACGGATGGCGCTGGCGCGGTTGAACCAATTGATCAACCGTCCGGAATTGACGGGACAGATGATGCGTAATCAGTATGAACCGCACGAGATCGCAGCCGTATACAATGAGTTGAAGGCGTTGCAAAAGCGGCACCAGCTCCGCTTCACCGATGAAGCCTTTGAAAGCTTGATGCTGCATATACTGCTTATGGTCAAACGGACCAAGCTGGGACAGCCGATTTCGCTCTCTGCGCAGGACATAGCGTTTTTGGAGAATAAAGCGGAATTTGCATGGGCGATAGACTTTTTGAAGCAGCTGCAAAAATTGTTCGCCGTCCCTTTTTCCAAGGAAGAAACCGCTTATCTAACCCTGCACCTGCTTGGCGGGAAGTTCCGATACACGCAGGAGGATGGAAGTGCCCGGCGGGGCGATCTGGCAGACAGCCACCCCCTGCTGCGACAGTTGGTTGAGCAACTGATTCGGCGGATGTCGGAGCTGAATATGATCCCATTTTCCAAGGACCCGGTATTATTGAACGGGTTGAAGGTGCATTTATACACGACCATGAACCGTCTTCATTATGGTCTGGCTGTGTCCAATCCGATGCTGGCCGAGATCAAAAAGATGTATCCCTATATGTTCGATCGCGTCATCATGGCCCTGGAGGAGGTAGGGGGAGCGCTCCAACTGTACTTTCCAGAAGAGGAGGCCGCGTATTTGACTTTGCATTTTCAGGCGTCCGTAGAACGGCTTCACCAGAACGAAAGCCACCCTCAGAAGGTCATAATCGTGTGTCATATGGGCGTTGGGATGTCCCAATTGCTTCTCGCGAAGGTGGAACGAAGATTCCCGTCCGTGCATGTAGAGACAACGATGTCCAAAGCGGAAGTTGAGGATTATCTGGCAGCTCATGAGGTGGATCTTGTCATTACGACCGTTGATCTGCCCGAGTTAAAAACACCTCATATCCTCGTTTCCCCTCTGCTCGAGGCCAGTGACGAGCGGAAGCTGGAGCAAGCGATCCGGGGGCTTGATGAGCCGGACGGCAGGGCGGCTGAGGAATCGGTCTTTTTGAAATATACGACACCTTTTCTCATCTTTCCTCAGCAGGAGGTCGAGCGTCCAGAACAGTTGATCTCCAAGTTTGCGCAGATGCTGGTGGACAAAGGATATGTCCAGGCAGGATATACGGAAAGTGTGCTGGATCGTGAGAATATGTCTGCTACGACGATTGGAGGAGGCATTGCCATCCCTCATGGCAGCTCGGAGCGGGTTACACAGTCCTGCATCGTTGTTATTACTTTAAAGCAGCCGATTACCTGGGGAACCGAGAAGGTAGAGCTTGTGTTCTTACTTGCTATCAAGCATGATGAGCGGAAAGAGATGCGGCAGCTGTTCAGGGAATTGTCACGGATCAGTGAGCAGCCGGCATTGGTCCGTGCGTTGTCTAAGGAGACGGACGCGATACGATTGCTGAATACGTTAAAAGGGTAA
- the thiE gene encoding thiamine phosphate synthase translates to MTGRVAPEIMRRHLRMYLVLGSVNCSVEPSLVLQEALAGGATMVQFREKGQGALAGEAMIRLARRIQDQCRQAGVPFIVNDDVELALKLNADGVHVGQDDESAASVRERIGNRILGVSAHTVEEARRAILHGADYLGIGPIYPTRSKDDAKTAQGPAILHELREAGIHLPIVGIGGITVERVEEVIGAGADGVAVISAVTGAESAREVVEAFIGKIRCTTGRIS, encoded by the coding sequence ATGACGGGCAGAGTGGCCCCCGAGATCATGAGGCGGCATCTGCGGATGTACCTCGTGCTCGGCAGCGTGAACTGCAGCGTCGAGCCAAGCTTGGTCCTGCAGGAAGCACTGGCTGGAGGCGCAACCATGGTCCAGTTCCGTGAGAAGGGGCAAGGAGCACTCGCCGGGGAGGCGATGATTCGGCTGGCTCGCCGGATTCAGGATCAGTGCCGCCAAGCGGGCGTGCCCTTCATCGTCAATGACGATGTGGAGCTGGCACTGAAGCTGAACGCCGACGGCGTGCACGTCGGCCAGGATGACGAATCCGCGGCTTCCGTCCGCGAGCGGATCGGCAACCGGATTCTCGGCGTTTCCGCCCACACGGTGGAGGAAGCGCGGCGCGCGATTCTCCACGGTGCCGACTATCTTGGCATCGGGCCGATCTATCCGACCCGCTCGAAGGATGATGCCAAAACTGCGCAAGGCCCGGCCATTCTCCATGAGCTTCGCGAAGCTGGAATCCACCTGCCGATCGTTGGGATCGGCGGGATTACCGTGGAGCGCGTGGAGGAAGTGATTGGAGCGGGTGCGGATGGCGTCGCAGTGATATCCGCCGTGACGGGAGCGGAGTCGGCGCGGGAAGTTGTAGAGGCTTTTATAGGTAAGATACGATGTACGACCGGAAGAATTTCTTAA
- the thiD gene encoding bifunctional hydroxymethylpyrimidine kinase/phosphomethylpyrimidine kinase, with translation MSEARIPRALTIAGSDSGGGAGIQADLKTFQELGVYGMSAITAITVQNTLGVHGVYPLPPEATAEQIEAVGSDLGIDALKTGMLFNAEIIRLVADRIRAFGWGKVVVDPVMIAKGGAELLQSEAVEALREDLLPLALIVTPNIPEAEVLAGMRIRTMNDRKEAARRIHALGPRIVVIKGGHDEGILGSDEGTDHERDRGPAITAGMQQEELPQSERTHGLTRTAMPAGEYRGGRPLFSNDDGYPESLPVIDIVYDGTAFTDLYGKRIDTVHTHGTGCTFSAAITAGLAQGLSALDAIQSGRLFIQAAIEDGLNLGQGQGPTNHWAYNRRRQEVLR, from the coding sequence ATGAGCGAGGCTCGCATACCCCGTGCCCTGACGATTGCCGGGTCTGACAGCGGTGGCGGCGCCGGCATTCAGGCCGATCTGAAAACCTTCCAGGAACTCGGCGTGTACGGCATGTCGGCGATTACCGCGATCACGGTGCAGAATACCTTGGGGGTTCACGGCGTATATCCGCTGCCACCCGAAGCAACTGCGGAGCAGATTGAAGCGGTTGGATCGGATCTCGGGATAGATGCATTGAAGACGGGCATGCTGTTCAACGCCGAGATCATTCGGCTGGTTGCTGACCGGATTCGGGCATTCGGCTGGGGGAAGGTCGTTGTCGATCCCGTGATGATCGCCAAGGGCGGAGCGGAGCTGCTGCAAAGCGAAGCGGTGGAGGCTTTAAGAGAAGATTTGCTGCCGCTGGCGTTGATTGTCACCCCCAATATACCGGAGGCCGAAGTATTGGCGGGGATGCGAATCCGCACGATGAACGATCGCAAAGAAGCGGCGAGACGTATTCATGCTCTTGGGCCCAGGATCGTAGTGATCAAAGGCGGTCATGACGAGGGAATCCTTGGAAGCGATGAAGGTACGGATCACGAAAGAGACAGGGGACCGGCTATAACGGCGGGTATGCAGCAGGAAGAGTTGCCTCAATCCGAAAGGACGCACGGTCTAACGAGAACTGCCATGCCTGCTGGGGAGTATAGGGGAGGCCGCCCGCTCTTTTCCAACGATGACGGTTATCCGGAAAGTCTTCCGGTCATCGACATCGTTTATGATGGTACGGCCTTCACAGATTTATATGGCAAACGAATTGATACCGTTCATACACATGGGACCGGCTGTACCTTCTCTGCGGCCATTACCGCAGGCCTAGCCCAAGGCTTGAGCGCACTCGATGCGATTCAGAGCGGGCGCTTATTCATTCAAGCCGCCATTGAGGACGGCTTAAACCTGGGGCAGGGGCAGGGGCCGACCAATCATTGGGCATACAATCGCCGCCGTCAGGAGGTGCTGCGATGA
- the thiM gene encoding hydroxyethylthiazole kinase, with translation MHSWEKEVSALLTKVQQTSPLVHNMTNVVVTNFTANGLYALGASPVMAYAPEEVADMAAIGGALVLNIGTLNRELVDAMIIAGQSANAHGVPVLLDPVGAGATRFRTESALRILSEVKVSLVRGNAAEVAHLIGEIREIKGVDAGNSAGSNHAELAVRAARELGTIVAITGEEDVITDGTEVRIITGGDALLTKVTGAGCLLTSVLGAFAAVEANLLLAGTAGLAFYGAAAAKAAERTADLGPGSFQITFLDELAKLHPGSLEGYAAVLEAGAAAAGGTR, from the coding sequence ATGCATTCATGGGAAAAAGAGGTTTCGGCGCTTTTGACGAAGGTACAGCAGACGAGCCCCCTCGTTCACAATATGACGAACGTGGTGGTTACGAATTTTACGGCTAACGGCTTGTACGCGCTGGGCGCGTCGCCGGTGATGGCTTACGCGCCGGAGGAAGTGGCGGATATGGCCGCCATCGGAGGCGCGCTCGTATTGAACATCGGTACGCTGAACCGCGAGCTGGTGGATGCGATGATTATCGCCGGGCAATCGGCGAATGCCCATGGCGTGCCGGTGCTGCTGGACCCGGTCGGCGCGGGAGCGACCCGTTTTCGGACGGAGTCGGCGCTGCGGATCCTAAGCGAGGTGAAGGTTTCGCTCGTGCGCGGAAATGCGGCTGAAGTCGCTCACCTTATCGGGGAGATCCGCGAGATCAAGGGCGTAGACGCAGGCAATAGCGCAGGCAGCAATCATGCCGAGCTGGCCGTGCGGGCGGCGCGCGAGTTAGGCACGATCGTGGCCATTACCGGTGAAGAGGACGTGATTACCGATGGAACGGAAGTGCGCATCATTACCGGAGGGGATGCTCTGCTTACGAAGGTGACCGGCGCAGGCTGCCTGCTGACCTCGGTGCTGGGTGCCTTTGCCGCGGTGGAAGCAAACCTGCTGCTTGCAGGTACGGCGGGTCTGGCCTTCTATGGGGCCGCGGCGGCGAAAGCTGCTGAGCGAACGGCAGATCTGGGACCGGGAAGCTTCCAGATAACTTTCCTGGACGAGCTGGCGAAGCTTCATCCAGGATCGCTGGAAGGGTATGCCGCTGTGCTGGAAGCGGGAGCGGCGGCTGCCGGAGGCACGCGATGA
- the tenA gene encoding thiaminase II — protein MSFTQELRQQAGGIFQAIFDHPFVKGIAEGNLKREQLIHYVKQDFEYLNAYMRIYGIAISKSISREEIAAFNEQISFILHSEVHPHQNFCAAAGVTYEELQGYPLAPSAHHYIRHMLTVAHEGSLGEIMAVLLPCPWTYLEIGRKLLNEVKPDASHPFYDWISFYGNRGEDATAKFRDRLDAWADRATAAERERMREHFMLSCQLEYLFWDMAYKQEEWPVQLEAAVL, from the coding sequence ATGAGTTTCACGCAAGAGCTCCGTCAGCAGGCGGGAGGCATTTTTCAAGCAATCTTCGATCATCCCTTCGTAAAAGGCATTGCCGAGGGGAATCTGAAGCGGGAGCAGCTGATTCACTATGTGAAGCAGGATTTTGAGTATTTGAATGCCTACATGCGGATATACGGAATAGCCATATCCAAATCGATCAGCCGTGAAGAGATTGCGGCCTTTAACGAACAGATTTCATTCATTCTGCACAGCGAGGTGCACCCGCATCAGAATTTTTGCGCAGCCGCCGGGGTGACCTATGAAGAGCTTCAAGGATATCCGCTGGCTCCGTCCGCGCATCATTACATCCGTCATATGCTGACGGTGGCGCATGAGGGTAGTTTGGGGGAGATTATGGCCGTGCTGCTGCCGTGCCCATGGACGTACCTGGAGATTGGCCGCAAGCTGCTGAATGAGGTGAAGCCGGATGCCTCCCATCCGTTTTACGACTGGATTTCTTTCTACGGAAACCGGGGGGAAGACGCGACAGCCAAATTCCGCGACCGTCTCGATGCATGGGCGGATCGTGCGACGGCAGCCGAGCGGGAACGGATGAGGGAGCATTTCATGCTGAGCTGCCAGCTGGAGTATCTGTTCTGGGACATGGCTTATAAGCAGGAGGAGTGGCCGGTGCAGCTGGAGGCTGCGGTGCTGTAA
- a CDS encoding VOC family protein — translation MTNQPKAVKPIPDGYTSVTPWIISRNSAALIDFLKQAFRAEELARVYVGDGVIGHAEVRIGDAVVMMFDAKPEWPDSPAYLRLYVEDCDDVYRQALAAGAVSVTEPTTLFFGDRVGRVRDPFGNLWWVQTRMEDLTPVEMEQRAQDPEYIKAMTYVAGAEIVVKTS, via the coding sequence ATGACGAACCAACCGAAAGCGGTTAAACCCATTCCGGATGGCTACACCTCCGTGACGCCGTGGATCATCTCAAGAAACTCCGCAGCGCTGATCGATTTCCTCAAGCAGGCTTTTCGGGCCGAAGAGCTTGCCCGCGTCTATGTTGGCGATGGTGTCATCGGCCATGCCGAGGTGCGAATCGGGGATGCCGTCGTCATGATGTTTGACGCAAAGCCGGAATGGCCGGATAGCCCGGCATACCTCCGTTTGTATGTTGAGGATTGCGATGACGTGTATCGGCAAGCGCTGGCCGCAGGTGCGGTCTCGGTGACGGAGCCAACGACCTTGTTCTTCGGCGATCGGGTGGGACGGGTACGGGACCCGTTCGGCAACTTATGGTGGGTACAGACACGAATGGAGGACCTCACTCCGGTGGAAATGGAACAGCGTGCCCAAGACCCGGAATACATCAAAGCGATGACCTATGTTGCAGGGGCGGAGATCGTGGTGAAGACGTCGTAA